CTGTCGGCCGCGAGCCGCCGCATCCGCATCCTCGAGACCGAGTTCGGCGTGCCGCTCTTCCAGCGCACCTCCAAGGGCGTGACGGTGACCGGCGCGGGCGAATCGCTGGCGATCCATGCACGGCTCATCCTGCGCGATGTCGACCGCATGCGCGCCGACCTCTCGGACTACGCCCAGGGCGCGACCGGCCGCGTGCGGCTGCAGGCCAACGCGTCGGCCATGGGGCAGTTCCTGCCCGACGACGTGGCGAGCTTTCGCCGCAGCTATCCGGAGATTCGCGTCGATGTGGAAGAGCACCGCAGCGTGTGGATCGTGCAGGCGATCCGCGACCGGCAGGCCGATGTCGGCGTGATCACCGGCGACACCGCGGACACCACGCTCAACTTCATTCCCTACCGCATGGACAGGCTGGTGGCCATCGTCCATCGCAAGCACCCGTACCGCAACCGCGAGGTGTCGTTCGCCGAGCTGCTCGATTTCGATTTCGTGGGCCTGGAAAACGACTCGGCCATCGCCCGCACCATCGAGGATGCGGCGGTCGCCGCGCGCAAGGTGCTTCGCCTGCGCGTGAAGGTCAAGAGCTTCGAGGCGGTGTGCCGGATGATCGAGGCCGGCATGGGCGTGGGCATCCTGCCCGAGGGCGCGGCGGCCACCTATCGCAAGGAGATGGGCCTGCGCTTTTTGAACCTGTCGGATGCGTGGGCGTCGCGCCGCATGTACCTCTGCACGCGGCAGGAGACGCTGACGTTTCCGCAGCGCCGCCTGGTCGATCACCTGCTCTCGCGCTACGTGCCGTAGCGCGAAGCTTCACTTCTTCAGCGCTTCCACCAGGTCGAGCACCATGCGGTCCGGCCCGAAGGTGTCGATGCCGTGCGTCAACAGCGTCTCGACGGCCTGCGCGATGCCGTGGCTGGCCGACGATTGCTGCGCCATGTCGTTGTAGTAGCCCAGGTCCTTCTTGGCATTGGCCATCGAGAACTTCAGCGAATCGGTGCTGCCGGTCAGGAGCTTGGGCTTGACGCGTTCCAGCGCCACGCCATTGCCGCCGCCCTTGGCCAGCACATCGACGAACACATCGGGCGCCACGCCGGCGCGCTCCGCACAGGCAGCCGCTTCACAGA
This region of Variovorax sp. RKNM96 genomic DNA includes:
- a CDS encoding LysR family transcriptional regulator — encoded protein: MRPDLDSLALFLSALESGSLSKAAEEHHMVLSAASRRIRILETEFGVPLFQRTSKGVTVTGAGESLAIHARLILRDVDRMRADLSDYAQGATGRVRLQANASAMGQFLPDDVASFRRSYPEIRVDVEEHRSVWIVQAIRDRQADVGVITGDTADTTLNFIPYRMDRLVAIVHRKHPYRNREVSFAELLDFDFVGLENDSAIARTIEDAAVAARKVLRLRVKVKSFEAVCRMIEAGMGVGILPEGAAATYRKEMGLRFLNLSDAWASRRMYLCTRQETLTFPQRRLVDHLLSRYVP